Proteins co-encoded in one Spirosoma endbachense genomic window:
- a CDS encoding DUF4403 family protein, which yields MIRSGRIQLPFALAMLLFMTQCQHINTEPPNPQGFDPPIPPMISYLAGPITFQLRELQDKINRELDPVLIGNDSKEGKNGGILSFRVERSGPVQIQYKNQQILLSAPLQLWLTKPFSSDNTPPKKPFCALNVNFQSPLSVTPNWRLASQVKFTDYQWITKPEIRLLGKEISLTNLAQKILDKHRTSIEKAIDSAVYNDLRLDKTVNPIWQDIQKPLLINEQYGLWLIPKPISVAASPITGNTKAITTHLRIAFETQTALKPKEPTRPKVPLPQLQKRDTVSQISELHVMSFIPYADINRMLARTFAKEPQKLALGMLTIKKASVYGGQQALLVKAEVSGLVDGILYLRGRPAFDTTTNTLHIQNLDFDSTTDNALSKISNSIVHDGLLKVLEGLLVIPLGDQIAKLPQQINEAFEKGPGKKMDMGIQSFQFVPQKIAVLPDGIQALIHIKSKVGVQIQKL from the coding sequence ATGATACGATCAGGAAGAATCCAGTTGCCTTTTGCGCTGGCAATGCTTCTGTTTATGACGCAATGCCAGCATATAAATACCGAACCTCCCAACCCACAGGGGTTTGATCCACCCATTCCACCCATGATTTCGTATCTGGCTGGCCCCATTACGTTTCAGCTACGCGAACTCCAGGACAAAATCAACCGGGAGCTTGATCCGGTCCTGATTGGAAACGATTCAAAAGAGGGGAAAAACGGCGGCATATTGTCGTTTAGGGTTGAACGTTCCGGCCCGGTACAGATTCAGTATAAAAATCAACAGATTCTCCTTTCTGCTCCCCTGCAACTTTGGCTAACTAAACCGTTCAGCTCCGACAATACGCCACCCAAGAAGCCATTCTGCGCCTTAAATGTCAACTTTCAGAGCCCATTAAGTGTGACTCCAAACTGGCGTCTTGCCAGTCAGGTTAAATTTACCGATTACCAATGGATCACTAAACCGGAAATCCGGTTGCTGGGTAAAGAAATCTCGTTGACAAACTTGGCCCAGAAAATACTGGATAAGCATCGAACTTCGATCGAGAAAGCCATTGATTCAGCGGTTTACAACGATCTGCGACTCGATAAAACAGTAAACCCAATCTGGCAGGATATTCAAAAACCCTTGTTGATCAACGAACAGTATGGTCTGTGGTTAATACCAAAACCGATCAGTGTTGCGGCTAGTCCGATCACGGGGAATACGAAAGCCATAACTACTCATCTGCGCATTGCCTTTGAGACGCAGACAGCGTTAAAACCCAAAGAACCCACCCGCCCCAAAGTGCCACTCCCTCAGTTACAGAAACGGGATACAGTGTCACAAATCTCAGAACTACATGTCATGAGTTTTATTCCGTATGCAGATATCAATCGGATGTTGGCACGTACCTTCGCGAAGGAGCCGCAGAAATTGGCACTTGGTATGCTGACGATCAAAAAGGCATCGGTGTATGGTGGGCAGCAGGCCCTGCTCGTTAAAGCTGAAGTTAGCGGACTGGTCGATGGAATTCTTTACCTGCGTGGCCGTCCGGCGTTTGATACAACGACAAATACACTACATATCCAAAACTTAGACTTCGATAGTACAACGGACAATGCCCTCTCGAAAATCTCCAATTCGATTGTGCACGATGGGCTACTCAAGGTACTGGAAGGCCTGCTTGTTATTCCGCTTGGGGATCAGATCGCGAAATTGCCTCAGCAAATCAACGAGGCCTTTGAAAAAGGACCGGGCAAAAAGATGGACATGGGCATTCAGTCGTTTCAGTTTGTTCCCCAGAAAATAGCGGTCCTACCCGATGGTATTCAGGCGTTGATTCACATTAAATCTAAAGTTGGCGTTCAGATTCAAAAATTGTAA
- a CDS encoding M90 family metallopeptidase encodes MLILIGVVVLLAGWLIWRNRQQKRQDLIPLPTNYPQLLQDNVPYYRSLSNDKKKLFEDRINHFLHHIRIEGIGTTVDDIDKVLVASSAIIPIFGFSDWYYPLTDVLLYEDRFNEAYETSGDGRNILGMVGEGGALKSAMVLSKPALHEGFANETSKGNTGIHEFVHLLDKVDGATDGLPEYLLDKSHIKPWLQLIHKSIDDIKANHSDINPYGITNEAEFFAVVSEYFFKRPDLLHEKHPELFTRLEEIFHQNPSEPTKELNPL; translated from the coding sequence ATGCTTATTCTAATCGGTGTCGTTGTGCTGCTCGCTGGCTGGCTGATCTGGCGAAACAGGCAACAGAAAAGACAGGATTTAATACCTCTACCCACCAACTATCCGCAGCTTTTGCAGGACAATGTTCCTTATTATCGATCACTAAGCAACGATAAAAAGAAGCTGTTCGAAGATCGGATCAATCATTTTCTGCATCATATCCGAATTGAAGGTATTGGAACAACCGTCGATGATATTGATAAAGTATTGGTAGCCAGTAGTGCCATTATTCCAATTTTTGGCTTCAGCGATTGGTACTATCCATTAACCGATGTGCTGCTCTACGAAGATCGGTTTAATGAAGCCTACGAAACCTCGGGCGACGGACGGAATATTCTGGGTATGGTGGGCGAAGGCGGGGCCTTAAAAAGCGCGATGGTTCTCTCGAAACCGGCGCTCCACGAAGGATTTGCCAATGAAACCAGTAAAGGAAATACGGGCATTCACGAGTTTGTTCACCTGCTCGATAAAGTCGATGGTGCCACCGATGGCCTGCCGGAATACCTGCTCGACAAAAGCCATATTAAACCCTGGCTTCAACTGATTCATAAGAGCATCGATGACATTAAAGCCAACCATTCCGATATCAATCCATACGGTATAACCAATGAAGCCGAGTTTTTTGCCGTGGTTTCTGAATATTTCTTCAAACGTCCCGATCTGCTTCACGAAAAACACCCGGAGCTTTTCACCCGACTGGAGGAGATCTTTCATCAGAATCCGTCTGAACCCACAAAAGAGCTTAATCCATTATAA
- a CDS encoding 3-keto-disaccharide hydrolase: MKHSIRKPIDVLQSLLIAAVSLCVSLNAIAQVGVGTKAPKGAEVLFDGSRKMLDEKWTYWQGPRLATTLPIKWAIEKDPAGNGTVVNTNDPSAAGGKYGAADIVTKQTFRDFRLHVEFYVSKPGGNSGVYLQNRYEIQVFDGDTTSHGLGAVINESPSPYKLYTGTGKWNAYDIEFRAARFKDGKRTEPAMVTLYLNGKKAHTNQTINQVWGGPNSGIDGGNDGGKGITDTPGGLKLQAEGHDVLYRNIWIKELDLKQATTDY, translated from the coding sequence ATGAAACATAGTATCCGTAAACCAATTGACGTATTACAATCCCTGCTGATCGCTGCGGTTTCACTTTGCGTTTCCTTAAACGCCATAGCTCAGGTGGGTGTTGGTACCAAAGCACCCAAAGGAGCTGAAGTTTTGTTTGATGGGTCGCGCAAGATGCTCGACGAAAAATGGACCTATTGGCAGGGGCCTCGTTTAGCGACAACATTACCCATCAAATGGGCGATTGAAAAAGATCCGGCGGGTAACGGAACAGTGGTAAATACGAATGATCCATCGGCTGCGGGTGGTAAATATGGGGCCGCCGATATTGTAACGAAGCAAACCTTCCGCGATTTCCGGCTTCATGTGGAGTTTTACGTGAGCAAACCGGGGGGTAACAGTGGCGTGTATCTGCAAAACCGCTATGAGATCCAGGTATTTGATGGTGATACAACCTCCCACGGGTTAGGCGCTGTAATCAATGAATCCCCATCGCCCTACAAACTCTATACAGGTACTGGAAAGTGGAATGCGTATGACATTGAATTTCGGGCTGCCCGTTTCAAAGATGGCAAACGCACAGAACCTGCGATGGTCACCTTGTACTTAAATGGCAAAAAAGCGCATACAAACCAAACGATCAATCAGGTTTGGGGAGGACCAAATTCAGGAATTGATGGCGGAAACGATGGTGGTAAAGGTATTACAGATACACCCGGCGGGCTGAAATTACAAGCCGAAGGTCACGATGTACTTTACCGGAATATCTGGATTAAAGAACTGGACCTAAAACAGGCGACTACGGATTATTAA
- the coaD gene encoding pantetheine-phosphate adenylyltransferase → MKRIALFPGSFDPFTKGHEDIVLRGLRLFDEVVIGIGRNARKERYFPLEQMMHLIEEAFRDYPAVRVMSYDDLTANVARKEGATFLLRGLRNTTDFEYENGISQVNRYVYEEVETVFLITSPHLAPISSSIIRDLHRYGQQVDEFLPYKLVNQPA, encoded by the coding sequence ATGAAACGAATCGCTCTGTTCCCTGGCTCCTTTGATCCCTTTACAAAAGGTCACGAAGATATTGTATTGCGTGGCTTACGGTTGTTCGATGAAGTTGTTATCGGTATTGGCCGTAACGCGCGTAAGGAACGCTACTTTCCTCTCGAACAGATGATGCACCTGATTGAGGAAGCGTTTCGGGATTACCCCGCCGTTCGGGTGATGAGTTACGATGATCTGACGGCTAATGTTGCTCGTAAAGAAGGGGCAACATTCCTGTTGCGAGGGCTGCGTAATACAACCGATTTTGAATATGAGAACGGAATATCGCAGGTTAACCGCTACGTTTACGAAGAAGTAGAGACGGTTTTTCTCATCACATCGCCCCATTTAGCACCAATTAGTTCGAGCATCATTCGTGATCTGCATCGCTATGGTCAGCAGGTCGATGAATTTCTGCCGTATAAATTAGTAAATCAGCCTGCCTAG
- a CDS encoding DUF3822 family protein yields the protein MQITVTLTPTVTIRSNSFDPAKTAKSVLCLEVGRDRFRFMVQDARRRGCYLEDYTFPSLLTDRPLTEVLPDVFRSHPVLSAGPWQEIRIGINSSSFTLIPKPLFRKEYASSYLAMMRGNALPAHEFAKSYTHDSEGFLSVFNLEHQLVDFFSGAYPLQPSVFIHQTGSLIQATADLDRLLLTPQNVWLYFEDEFVTVIYRHEHRLRFCNRFGYKNVQDLAYYLLYVLDEQNLNPEETTVFLYGEITPFAEAYTELSRFMPNLVFGHTPSSLTLADEFDELLEHRYLSLYGLSLLTE from the coding sequence GTGCAAATCACTGTGACCCTCACTCCAACCGTAACTATCCGTTCTAACTCGTTCGATCCAGCGAAGACGGCCAAATCAGTGTTATGTCTGGAAGTTGGTCGTGACCGATTTCGATTTATGGTTCAGGATGCGCGTCGGCGGGGTTGTTACCTTGAAGATTATACATTTCCCTCATTACTGACCGATCGCCCGCTTACTGAGGTGTTACCGGATGTGTTTCGTAGCCATCCTGTCCTGTCGGCTGGCCCCTGGCAGGAAATTCGAATTGGAATTAACTCGTCATCGTTTACGCTTATACCGAAACCGCTCTTTCGAAAAGAATATGCCAGTAGCTACCTGGCCATGATGCGGGGCAATGCATTACCGGCCCACGAATTTGCGAAATCATATACGCACGATAGCGAAGGGTTTCTGTCTGTCTTTAATCTGGAGCATCAACTGGTTGATTTCTTTTCGGGAGCCTATCCGCTACAACCGTCCGTATTTATTCACCAGACGGGCTCACTAATTCAGGCCACTGCCGATTTGGATCGTCTTTTATTGACGCCCCAAAATGTCTGGCTTTATTTTGAAGATGAGTTCGTTACTGTGATCTATCGCCATGAGCATCGGCTACGCTTTTGCAATCGGTTCGGCTATAAAAATGTACAGGATCTGGCGTATTACTTACTCTACGTATTGGATGAACAGAACCTGAATCCTGAAGAGACAACAGTTTTTCTTTACGGAGAGATTACGCCTTTTGCGGAAGCGTATACCGAATTAAGCCGATTTATGCCCAATCTGGTATTTGGTCATACGCCATCCAGCCTGACATTAGCTGATGAATTCGATGAACTGCTTGAGCATCGCTATTTGAGTCTTTACGGACTTTCTTTGTTGACTGAATGA
- a CDS encoding NUDIX domain-containing protein, whose amino-acid sequence MGKPQKEVVSIYGNRLRLRVCGLFREENRLLMVRHRGLGPANTFWSPPGGGVEFGETAPDALIREFAEETGLDVAIGELLFVNEFVAPPLHAVELFFAVQCIGGLLRQGIDPEMSPDEQIIDEVRFMGFDEIKEQSPEKIHALFRYCSSLEDVFQLRGYLHY is encoded by the coding sequence TTGGGTAAACCCCAAAAAGAAGTAGTGTCAATCTATGGCAACCGATTGCGGCTGCGGGTTTGCGGCTTATTTCGGGAGGAAAACCGTTTGTTGATGGTTCGACACCGGGGGCTAGGGCCAGCCAATACATTCTGGAGTCCACCCGGTGGGGGAGTTGAATTCGGCGAAACGGCACCTGATGCGTTGATTCGTGAATTTGCTGAAGAAACGGGTCTGGATGTTGCCATTGGCGAATTGCTGTTTGTTAATGAATTCGTGGCTCCACCCCTTCATGCTGTCGAATTGTTTTTTGCCGTACAGTGCATAGGCGGATTACTCCGGCAAGGCATTGACCCGGAAATGAGTCCCGATGAGCAGATTATAGATGAGGTTCGGTTTATGGGTTTTGATGAAATTAAGGAGCAGTCACCCGAAAAAATACATGCATTATTTCGATATTGCAGTTCGCTGGAAGATGTATTTCAGCTAAGGGGTTATTTGCACTATTAA
- a CDS encoding CBS domain-containing protein: MKIRHILQGKAVNALYSVSSGETVLDALKLMADKNIGAVLVVDDGKLTGIFSERDYARKVILKDRHSDDTRVADVMTKHVITIEPEQLLEECMVIMSDRHIRHLPVMDKGELIGIISINDVVTAIIRDQKTRIDSLESYISGSY; this comes from the coding sequence ATGAAAATACGTCACATTCTTCAAGGGAAAGCTGTTAATGCGCTCTACTCCGTTTCATCTGGTGAAACAGTTCTCGACGCGCTTAAACTTATGGCCGATAAAAACATCGGAGCCGTATTGGTTGTTGATGATGGGAAGCTAACGGGTATTTTCTCCGAGCGCGATTACGCCCGGAAGGTTATCCTGAAAGACCGTCATTCGGATGACACACGGGTTGCTGATGTTATGACCAAACACGTAATTACCATAGAACCTGAGCAACTGCTGGAGGAGTGTATGGTCATTATGTCCGATCGGCATATTCGTCACCTGCCGGTGATGGATAAAGGTGAACTGATTGGTATAATTTCGATCAATGACGTTGTAACGGCGATCATCCGCGATCAGAAGACGCGTATCGATTCGCTGGAGAGTTACATTTCGGGAAGCTATTGA
- a CDS encoding ATP-dependent DNA helicase: MNETQTAAHLLAKRFPFKPTIGQQQFFEQIGAFIAQEEFEHYRDCFLLRGYAGTGKTTLVGTLIKVLPRFGYKSVLLAPTGRAAKVMFNYAKKPAQTIHRKIYRQVADPGSGNLAFQRQKNYHEDTLFIVDEASMISDEADFGGKGLLTDLIDFVFENPGNKLMLVGDTAQLPPIGRELSPALDRGFLASAFDMTVYEQELTEVMRQEEESGILYNATSLRILLGDTEPTPKAVGFAALLNDNGHSANTDVPAIQLNVRSFNDIFKMPLTKLEDGIRYAYDKYGRENTAIICRSNKTAVQYNQFVRRMIDQCEEELDAGDMLMIARNNYTVLEEDSPAGFLANGEFAEVLKIRNKEEMHGFRFATVTLRLVDYEEQPDFEAKILLDTLHSPVPSLTSEQHKALYESVMKDYFYIKSKKERAEAVRRDPYLNALQVKFAYALTCHKAQGGQWSAVFVDQGFLPDGQVNNEFVRWLYTALTRATDEAFLMNFNPQFFG, encoded by the coding sequence ATGAATGAAACCCAAACGGCTGCGCATTTACTGGCCAAACGCTTCCCTTTTAAACCTACCATTGGGCAACAGCAATTTTTCGAACAGATCGGCGCGTTCATCGCTCAGGAAGAATTTGAACACTATCGGGACTGTTTTCTTCTACGCGGTTACGCCGGAACTGGTAAAACAACCCTCGTTGGAACACTCATTAAAGTACTGCCCCGTTTTGGTTATAAATCAGTGCTGCTGGCTCCCACCGGTCGGGCAGCAAAAGTCATGTTCAATTATGCCAAGAAACCTGCCCAGACGATTCACCGAAAAATTTATCGTCAGGTAGCCGATCCCGGCTCGGGCAATCTGGCTTTCCAACGGCAAAAGAATTACCACGAAGACACCCTGTTTATTGTTGATGAGGCCTCCATGATCTCCGATGAAGCTGATTTCGGCGGCAAAGGATTACTGACTGATCTGATTGACTTTGTGTTCGAAAATCCGGGCAATAAACTCATGCTGGTTGGAGACACCGCCCAGCTTCCGCCCATTGGCCGGGAACTAAGCCCGGCGCTTGACCGAGGTTTCCTCGCCAGTGCATTCGATATGACCGTTTATGAGCAGGAATTGACCGAGGTGATGCGTCAGGAAGAAGAATCAGGGATTCTTTACAATGCAACCAGTCTGCGCATTTTACTTGGCGATACCGAGCCAACTCCCAAAGCAGTTGGATTTGCCGCACTCCTGAACGACAATGGTCATTCGGCAAACACAGATGTACCTGCCATTCAACTAAATGTGCGGTCATTCAACGATATTTTTAAAATGCCACTCACGAAACTCGAAGATGGCATTCGGTACGCTTATGACAAATATGGCCGGGAGAATACGGCCATAATCTGTCGGTCCAACAAAACGGCAGTCCAGTATAATCAGTTTGTCCGCCGGATGATCGACCAGTGCGAAGAAGAACTCGATGCAGGCGATATGCTGATGATTGCCCGGAATAATTACACGGTGCTTGAAGAGGATTCACCAGCGGGTTTTCTGGCAAACGGTGAATTTGCCGAGGTGCTTAAAATCCGTAATAAAGAAGAAATGCATGGTTTCCGGTTCGCTACGGTTACCCTGCGCCTGGTGGATTATGAAGAACAGCCAGATTTTGAGGCTAAAATTCTGCTCGATACCCTTCATTCGCCCGTTCCTTCGCTCACATCGGAGCAGCATAAAGCGCTCTATGAAAGCGTCATGAAAGATTACTTTTATATCAAAAGCAAGAAAGAGCGAGCGGAGGCCGTCCGACGCGATCCCTATCTGAATGCCCTCCAGGTGAAGTTTGCCTATGCGTTGACCTGCCATAAAGCTCAAGGTGGCCAGTGGAGTGCGGTCTTTGTCGATCAGGGTTTTTTGCCCGATGGTCAGGTTAACAATGAATTTGTCCGTTGGCTGTACACGGCGTTGACCCGTGCCACCGACGAAGCATTTCTGATGAATTTCAATCCCCAGTTTTTTGGTTAA
- a CDS encoding DUF4126 domain-containing protein, with the protein MSIEWIMSACIGVGLAACCGFRVFVPLLIASVATKLGLIGTVTGFEWLSGWPALFGLSMATIFEIGAYYIPWLDNLLDTLATPASIIAGTLLSTSFLHIDNPVLHWGLGLMLGGSSAGIVQAGTSLLRLGSTAATGGAANPVVATGENVASFGLSLFTIFLPLIAVVIIGVVLIFIIGRLLAKRKIWFTRAPAKQAGGSITQIPRSSNGRG; encoded by the coding sequence ATGTCCATTGAATGGATCATGAGTGCCTGTATTGGCGTCGGTCTGGCGGCCTGTTGTGGTTTCCGGGTGTTTGTACCCTTACTGATTGCCAGTGTGGCCACTAAACTAGGACTTATTGGCACAGTAACAGGCTTTGAATGGCTAAGTGGCTGGCCTGCGTTGTTCGGCCTGTCGATGGCGACCATTTTTGAAATCGGTGCCTATTACATTCCCTGGCTCGACAATCTGCTCGACACGCTGGCGACACCCGCATCCATCATTGCAGGAACGTTGCTCAGTACCTCATTCCTGCACATCGATAACCCAGTACTTCATTGGGGACTAGGGCTAATGCTTGGTGGTAGTTCGGCGGGTATTGTTCAGGCGGGTACGAGTTTACTCCGACTCGGTTCAACGGCCGCAACGGGTGGTGCAGCCAACCCAGTCGTGGCCACGGGCGAAAACGTTGCCTCGTTTGGCTTATCGCTCTTCACTATTTTTCTGCCTCTGATAGCTGTTGTGATTATTGGCGTTGTCTTAATTTTCATCATTGGCAGATTGCTGGCCAAGCGGAAAATATGGTTCACACGCGCTCCTGCTAAACAGGCAGGCGGCTCAATTACGCAGATCCCCCGTAGCAGCAATGGTCGGGGTTAA
- a CDS encoding T9SS type B sorting domain-containing protein, which produces MNNVLWLPGWLLFCLIAVQTASASHIAGGNIEFVATDKPNQFQLSLNLYIDEASKGPDAVIEPSIIVSIFRSQDNQLMGDYTLKFVRRLLLVYANPACARTRGLETSEVRYSAQVQLDASQFSDPAGYYVVWEKCCRNKNVVNIRTPEASGMIYYLAFPPLLKNGTPFRNSSPVFLTPNAEYICLNKPFSLAFRATDADGDELRYSLTTPYNDNVYKPAGFNNSPNSPAYRLLRWMPGYSEQVAITGNPPLRIDRSSGVLTVQPDQLGLFAFTVLCEEYRQGIKIGEVRRDHQILVVDCSAQVPPKPSVAALDPSGQSPLEFCQGSAVLLKTDTDTTFNYQWRRDGYNLPGETKSVLRAIEPGDYSVIKSFAIICTRDSASEVFRLTLKPSPPATINAPDTVLCPTRPLVLTANQQADFTYQWSAGHQEISGATNGTYTVNQAGQYRLKIYNSTTNCISYDSILVTNGPLQKVMLAAQAGQMLCEGNDLVVTTTNDGTSRLNYSWLRNNVTLPNTSQSIQHAPPGDYVVTVTDPTQCAITSASVHVNPRPHPLLDSLPPICGPTASVLPLSASPPGGTFSGPGVTGDRFDPAKAGVGQHLVHYSVTNSFGCLADTSRLLIVLRLPIVDLGPDQEVRAGGSVLLTGPTGPNLTYTWETDGLQPLSTSSSLTVRPKKTAVYKVTVWTNGGCPVSDEILIDLLPGLFIPTAFSPNGDGLNDSWAFSGIGAFPACSVRIYNRWGELIYQASPYRQPWDGTYRGNPVGPGLYTFVVRPAPDQPEQTGTLTVLSGQ; this is translated from the coding sequence ATGAACAACGTTCTATGGCTACCTGGCTGGTTGCTATTTTGCCTGATAGCAGTTCAAACGGCTTCTGCTTCTCACATAGCGGGAGGTAATATTGAATTTGTGGCTACTGATAAACCGAACCAGTTTCAGCTGAGTTTGAATTTGTATATCGATGAAGCCAGCAAAGGTCCCGACGCTGTCATAGAACCCAGCATCATCGTATCCATATTTCGCAGCCAGGATAACCAGTTGATGGGCGATTATACGCTAAAATTCGTTCGGCGACTGCTACTGGTATATGCCAACCCGGCTTGCGCCCGAACTCGTGGCCTGGAAACGTCCGAAGTTCGCTATTCCGCACAGGTCCAATTAGATGCCAGTCAGTTCAGTGACCCGGCAGGCTATTATGTGGTCTGGGAGAAATGTTGCCGGAATAAAAACGTCGTGAATATCAGAACTCCGGAAGCATCCGGCATGATTTATTACCTGGCATTTCCTCCCCTGTTAAAAAACGGTACGCCATTCCGAAATTCGTCGCCGGTTTTCCTGACACCGAATGCCGAATATATCTGTCTGAACAAACCTTTTTCGCTCGCTTTCCGGGCAACTGACGCGGATGGCGACGAATTACGCTACTCCCTGACAACACCTTACAACGACAACGTTTATAAACCCGCCGGTTTCAATAATTCCCCAAACTCTCCTGCTTATCGACTGCTCCGTTGGATGCCCGGCTACAGTGAGCAAGTTGCTATTACCGGTAATCCTCCGCTTCGCATCGACCGGAGTTCAGGGGTTCTCACTGTGCAACCCGATCAGCTGGGTTTGTTTGCGTTTACTGTTTTATGTGAAGAATATCGGCAGGGCATCAAGATCGGTGAGGTTCGGCGGGATCACCAGATTCTGGTTGTAGACTGCTCGGCTCAGGTTCCGCCGAAACCCTCTGTTGCCGCCCTTGATCCATCGGGTCAATCACCGCTGGAGTTTTGCCAGGGCAGCGCCGTGTTGCTCAAAACGGATACGGATACAACCTTTAATTACCAATGGCGACGCGACGGCTATAATCTGCCGGGTGAAACAAAATCGGTGTTACGGGCTATTGAACCGGGCGACTATTCGGTGATCAAGAGCTTTGCGATCATCTGCACCCGGGATTCAGCCTCCGAGGTTTTCCGACTAACTCTCAAACCCTCTCCCCCGGCTACCATCAATGCGCCTGATACCGTTCTTTGCCCAACCCGGCCATTGGTTCTAACAGCAAATCAGCAGGCCGACTTTACGTACCAATGGAGTGCTGGTCATCAGGAGATTTCGGGCGCAACGAATGGGACATATACGGTTAACCAGGCTGGGCAATACCGATTGAAAATTTACAACAGTACCACGAATTGTATTTCCTATGATTCGATACTGGTAACCAATGGGCCACTCCAAAAAGTTATGTTAGCTGCGCAGGCAGGACAGATGCTTTGCGAGGGCAATGACCTCGTCGTTACGACTACTAATGACGGCACATCCCGCTTGAATTATAGCTGGCTACGAAACAATGTTACTCTACCTAACACGAGCCAATCCATACAGCACGCTCCCCCCGGCGACTATGTTGTTACGGTAACCGATCCGACCCAATGTGCCATAACGTCTGCCAGTGTGCATGTCAATCCGAGGCCACATCCTTTACTCGATTCTCTACCACCGATCTGCGGACCAACGGCCAGCGTTTTGCCCCTATCGGCATCACCACCGGGTGGCACCTTCAGCGGACCGGGGGTAACTGGCGATCGTTTCGATCCAGCGAAAGCGGGCGTTGGTCAACACCTTGTCCATTATTCTGTCACAAACTCATTCGGTTGCCTGGCCGACACAAGTCGTCTGCTAATCGTGTTACGCCTGCCCATTGTTGATCTGGGACCCGATCAGGAAGTAAGGGCCGGAGGATCAGTTCTATTGACTGGACCTACTGGACCTAATCTGACCTATACGTGGGAGACTGATGGTTTACAGCCACTGTCGACTAGTTCGTCACTAACCGTCAGGCCAAAAAAAACAGCTGTTTACAAAGTAACAGTCTGGACAAATGGTGGTTGCCCCGTTTCCGATGAGATATTGATCGACTTACTGCCGGGGCTATTTATTCCAACCGCGTTTAGCCCTAACGGCGACGGATTGAATGATAGCTGGGCTTTTAGCGGTATAGGCGCCTTTCCGGCCTGTAGTGTCCGGATTTATAATCGCTGGGGTGAACTTATCTATCAGGCATCACCCTATCGACAACCCTGGGATGGCACCTACCGGGGCAATCCAGTCGGTCCGGGTCTATATACTTTTGTGGTGCGTCCGGCACCTGATCAACCCGAACAGACAGGCACGCTAACTGTTTTATCAGGCCAGTAA